From a region of the Agromyces ramosus genome:
- a CDS encoding EamA family transporter — protein MRGSRGFIGIVLGLAAGLAFGAGGAIVKPLLESGWSPGAAVFFRITVAALLLAVPGLIALRFDLRPLWRAKWTVLVYSVIAVAGVQLAFYTAIARIPVSTALLIEYLAPVALVAFAWVRTRHAPQIVVLAGSVVAIAGLVLVIGPTGGPLDPFGVVIAGVAMLGVAVYYVLGERSDLGVPPIALAAAGCLIGALVLGAAALAGLVPFEAEFTDVGFFGGTAPWWVPVLMVAAISTAFAYVAGIQAIRLLGTRLSSFLGLSEVVFAGIVAWALLGEAIGPVQLIGGILILGGIVLVRLERSAPRAGVPVAPALDADVEPGPGRLEVNPLPPAPAPAYRGPSDE, from the coding sequence ATGCGCGGCTCACGCGGCTTCATCGGAATCGTGCTCGGCCTTGCGGCCGGCCTCGCGTTCGGCGCGGGCGGCGCGATCGTCAAGCCGCTGCTCGAATCCGGCTGGTCGCCGGGAGCCGCAGTGTTCTTCCGCATCACGGTGGCGGCCCTGCTGCTCGCGGTGCCGGGGCTCATCGCCCTTCGGTTCGACCTGCGCCCGCTCTGGCGTGCGAAGTGGACCGTGCTGGTCTACTCCGTCATCGCGGTCGCGGGCGTGCAACTCGCGTTCTACACGGCGATCGCGCGAATCCCCGTGAGCACGGCGCTGCTCATCGAATACCTCGCGCCCGTCGCCCTCGTCGCCTTCGCGTGGGTGCGCACTCGTCATGCTCCTCAAATCGTCGTGCTCGCCGGCTCGGTCGTCGCGATCGCGGGACTCGTGCTCGTGATCGGGCCCACCGGCGGCCCGCTCGATCCATTCGGCGTCGTGATCGCCGGCGTGGCGATGCTCGGCGTCGCGGTCTACTACGTGCTGGGCGAACGATCCGATCTCGGGGTCCCGCCGATCGCGCTCGCCGCGGCCGGATGCCTCATCGGAGCCCTCGTGCTCGGCGCCGCGGCGCTCGCCGGGCTCGTGCCCTTCGAAGCCGAGTTCACCGACGTCGGGTTCTTCGGCGGCACCGCCCCCTGGTGGGTCCCCGTCCTCATGGTGGCGGCGATTTCCACGGCGTTCGCCTACGTGGCCGGCATCCAGGCGATCCGGCTGCTCGGCACGAGGCTCTCCTCGTTCCTCGGCCTCTCGGAGGTCGTGTTCGCGGGAATCGTCGCCTGGGCGCTCCTCGGCGAGGCGATCGGGCCGGTACAGCTCATCGGCGGCATCCTCATCCTCGGCGGCATCGTGCTCGTGCGCCTCGAGCGGAGCGCGCCCCGCGCCGGCGTCCCCGTCGCCCCGGCGCTCGACGCCGACGTCGAACCCGGGCCGGGCCGGCTCGAAGTCAACCCGTTGCCGCCTGCACCGGCGCCTGCCTACCGTGGACCCTCCGACGAGTGA
- a CDS encoding glycosyltransferase family 2 protein → MGTISVVIPSLNDAGYLAACLDALARQTRPADEVIVVDNGSTDDTTAVARAAGARVVDEPLRGIWPATAAGFDAASGDLLARLDADSVPAPDWIAEIERRMRGADRPTVVTGSGQFYGGNAVLRWIAHNIYLGSYFTVIGALLGHPPVFGSNYAIRRDAWRRLRDIVHRDRADVHDDLDLSWWLQPGMTVVREHRLIVGVSARPFSSVAGLARRVGMGFHTLAVEWPEWPPLERRADRRRAPHHGTAGGPAFDADADGERPLAV, encoded by the coding sequence ATGGGCACCATTTCGGTCGTCATTCCGAGTCTCAACGACGCGGGCTACCTCGCCGCCTGCCTCGACGCGCTCGCTCGCCAGACCCGCCCGGCCGACGAGGTCATCGTCGTCGACAACGGCTCGACGGATGACACGACCGCCGTCGCCCGCGCCGCCGGCGCTCGAGTCGTCGACGAGCCGCTGCGCGGCATCTGGCCCGCGACCGCCGCGGGCTTCGACGCGGCATCCGGCGACCTGCTCGCACGGCTCGACGCGGACTCGGTCCCGGCGCCCGACTGGATCGCCGAGATCGAGCGGCGCATGCGCGGCGCCGATCGGCCCACCGTGGTCACCGGTTCGGGACAGTTCTACGGCGGCAACGCGGTGCTGCGCTGGATCGCCCACAACATCTACCTCGGCAGCTACTTCACCGTCATCGGCGCCCTGCTCGGCCACCCGCCGGTCTTCGGCTCGAATTATGCGATTCGGCGCGACGCGTGGCGGCGGCTGCGCGACATCGTGCACCGCGATCGCGCCGACGTGCACGACGACCTCGACCTGTCGTGGTGGCTGCAACCCGGCATGACGGTCGTGCGCGAGCACCGGCTCATCGTCGGCGTCTCGGCGCGGCCGTTCTCGAGCGTGGCCGGTCTCGCCCGGCGCGTGGGCATGGGGTTCCACACCCTCGCCGTCGAATGGCCCGAGTGGCCGCCACTCGAGCGCCGGGCCGATCGTCGTCGCGCGCCTCACCACGGCACGGCCGGCGGGCCGGCATTCGACGCCGACGCCGACGGCGAGCGCCCGTTGGCCGTGTGA
- a CDS encoding LLM class flavin-dependent oxidoreductase gives MRFGIVILPQYDWPDATRYWRGAEAYGFDHAWTYDHLSWRSLAGQRWHATVPTLTAAAMVTERIRLGTFVTSPNFRHPVPFAKEVATLDQISGGRLVLGVGSGGTGFDASVLGQPELTPRDRFARFAEFTESLDTLLRYEQPGAGGISFEGTWFTASGARMVGEPAQLPRTPIHLAANGRKGLALAARLADGWITTGPDDDGTDAWWRGVAELAERFDSACAEAGREPSSVDRTLSLDSERRYSLTSAAAFEDAIGRAAELGFTDVVTHWPRRDGIYAGDEAVLDEVASRLATLR, from the coding sequence ATGCGCTTCGGCATCGTCATCCTCCCGCAGTACGACTGGCCCGATGCGACGCGCTACTGGCGCGGCGCCGAAGCGTACGGCTTCGACCATGCCTGGACCTACGACCACCTCTCCTGGCGCAGCCTCGCGGGTCAACGCTGGCATGCCACCGTGCCGACGCTGACGGCGGCCGCGATGGTCACCGAGCGCATTCGGCTCGGAACGTTCGTCACGAGCCCGAACTTCCGCCACCCGGTGCCCTTTGCGAAGGAGGTCGCGACGCTCGACCAGATCTCGGGCGGGCGCCTGGTGCTCGGCGTGGGCTCCGGGGGCACCGGATTCGACGCGTCGGTGCTCGGCCAGCCCGAGCTCACGCCTCGCGACCGCTTCGCCCGGTTCGCCGAGTTCACCGAGTCGCTCGACACGCTCCTGCGATACGAGCAGCCGGGCGCCGGCGGCATCTCGTTCGAGGGCACCTGGTTCACGGCATCGGGCGCGCGAATGGTCGGCGAGCCCGCCCAGCTGCCGCGCACGCCGATCCATCTCGCGGCGAACGGGAGGAAGGGGCTCGCGCTCGCGGCACGCCTGGCCGACGGCTGGATCACGACCGGCCCCGACGACGACGGTACCGACGCCTGGTGGCGCGGGGTCGCCGAGCTCGCCGAGCGATTCGACTCGGCCTGCGCTGAAGCCGGCCGCGAACCCTCGAGCGTCGACCGCACCCTCTCGCTCGACTCCGAGCGGCGGTACAGCCTGACGAGCGCCGCGGCGTTCGAGGACGCCATCGGCCGGGCCGCCGAGTTGGGCTTCACCGACGTGGTGACGCACTGGCCGCGCCGCGACGGCATCTACGCCGGTGACGAGGCCGTGCTCGACGAGGTCGCGTCGCGTCTCGCGACGCTGCGCTGA
- a CDS encoding DUF5302 domain-containing protein, with protein sequence MSSDEQSTTGPSEETKRKFREALDRKNKASKQREGESHLDGGGGAQHTQGPADHKREFRRKSG encoded by the coding sequence ATGAGTTCCGACGAGCAGAGCACCACTGGCCCCTCCGAGGAGACGAAGCGCAAGTTCCGCGAGGCCCTCGATCGCAAGAACAAGGCCTCGAAGCAGCGAGAGGGCGAATCGCACCTCGACGGCGGCGGCGGCGCCCAGCACACGCAGGGCCCGGCCGACCACAAGCGCGAGTTCCGCCGCAAGAGCGGCTAG
- a CDS encoding type 1 glutamine amidotransferase domain-containing protein — MPSQLEGKRVAFLMTDGVEQVEFTEPWSALRQAGAEVTLVSPTEGTVLGLHHLDKADTFDVDLGVTGADASDFDAIVLPGGVVNADHLRMDAASVAFVRSFFEQHKPVAAICHAPWILAEAGVIRGRSLTSYPSLKTDLVNAGADWSDEAVVVDQGLVTSRRPDDLPAFIDKVIEEIAEGEHAGQTV; from the coding sequence ATGCCATCGCAACTCGAGGGCAAGAGGGTCGCGTTCCTCATGACCGACGGGGTCGAGCAGGTCGAGTTCACCGAACCGTGGAGCGCGCTCAGGCAAGCCGGCGCCGAGGTGACGCTCGTGTCGCCGACCGAGGGCACCGTGCTCGGGCTGCATCACCTCGACAAGGCCGACACGTTCGACGTCGACCTCGGCGTGACCGGCGCCGACGCATCCGACTTCGACGCGATCGTGCTGCCCGGCGGCGTCGTGAACGCCGACCACTTGCGCATGGACGCGGCATCCGTCGCCTTCGTGCGGAGCTTCTTCGAACAGCACAAGCCGGTCGCCGCGATCTGCCACGCACCGTGGATCCTCGCCGAGGCGGGCGTCATCCGCGGTCGCAGTCTCACGTCGTACCCGAGCCTGAAGACCGATCTCGTGAATGCGGGCGCCGACTGGAGCGACGAAGCCGTCGTCGTCGACCAGGGGCTCGTCACGAGCCGCAGGCCCGACGATCTCCCGGCCTTCATCGACAAGGTCATCGAGGAGATCGCCGAGGGCGAGCACGCCGGGCAGACCGTGTAG
- a CDS encoding LLM class flavin-dependent oxidoreductase — protein sequence MQFGIFTVSDITQNPTTGRTPTEHERITDVLTIAQHAEEVGLDVFALGEHHNPPFFSSSPTTTLAYIAAKTSKLQLSTATTLITTNDPVKIAEDFAMLQHVADGRVDLMLGRGNTGPVYPWFGKDIRQGINLAIENYALLHRLWREDFVDWEGQFRTPLQGFQSTPRPLDDVPPFVWHGSIRSPEIAEQAAYYGDGFFANHIFWPASHTQRMIALYRQRFEHYEHGTAEQAIVGLGGQVFMRKNSQDAVREFRPYFDNAPVYGHGPSLEEFTSQTPLTVGSPQEVIDKTLGFRDYVGDYQRQLFLMDHAGLPLKTVLEQLDLLGSEVVPVLRREFAKNRPATVPDAPTHASLVVARNAATAASADAAPKGAAFGAAAVKGA from the coding sequence ATGCAATTCGGAATCTTCACCGTCAGCGACATCACGCAGAACCCGACGACCGGCCGGACGCCGACTGAGCATGAGCGCATCACCGACGTGCTGACCATCGCGCAGCACGCCGAGGAGGTCGGCCTCGACGTCTTCGCGCTCGGCGAGCACCACAACCCGCCGTTCTTCTCCTCATCGCCCACGACGACGCTCGCCTACATCGCGGCGAAGACCTCGAAGCTGCAGCTCTCGACGGCGACGACCCTCATCACGACGAACGACCCGGTGAAGATCGCCGAGGACTTCGCGATGCTCCAGCACGTCGCCGACGGTCGCGTCGATCTCATGCTGGGCCGCGGCAACACCGGTCCCGTATACCCCTGGTTCGGCAAGGACATCCGCCAGGGCATCAACCTCGCCATCGAGAACTACGCGCTGCTCCACCGGCTGTGGCGCGAGGACTTCGTCGATTGGGAGGGGCAGTTCCGCACGCCCCTGCAGGGCTTCCAGTCGACGCCGCGTCCCCTCGACGATGTGCCGCCGTTCGTGTGGCACGGGTCGATCCGCAGCCCCGAGATCGCCGAGCAGGCCGCCTACTACGGCGATGGCTTCTTCGCGAACCACATCTTCTGGCCGGCCTCGCACACGCAGCGCATGATCGCCCTCTACCGCCAGCGCTTCGAGCACTACGAGCACGGCACCGCCGAACAGGCGATCGTCGGCCTCGGCGGTCAGGTGTTCATGCGCAAGAACTCGCAGGACGCGGTGCGTGAGTTCCGCCCGTACTTCGACAACGCGCCGGTGTACGGCCACGGGCCGAGCCTCGAGGAGTTCACCTCGCAGACGCCGCTCACCGTGGGCAGCCCGCAGGAGGTCATCGACAAGACGCTCGGCTTCCGCGACTACGTCGGCGACTACCAGCGCCAGCTGTTCCTCATGGACCACGCCGGCCTGCCGCTGAAGACGGTGCTCGAGCAGCTCGACCTGCTCGGTTCCGAGGTCGTGCCGGTGCTGCGCCGGGAGTTCGCCAAGAACCGCCCGGCGACGGTTCCGGATGCCCCGACGCACGCCTCGCTCGTCGTGGCTCGCAACGCGGCGACCGCAGCATCTGCCGATGCCGCGCCCAAGGGCGCCGCGTTCGGCGCCGCCGCCGTGAAGGGAGCCTGA
- a CDS encoding dodecin family protein: protein MSSVARVTTITVRSDTSFEDAVATGIERAAQTLRHVSGAWVKEQKVEATEGKITAWSVVLEVSFVLDD, encoded by the coding sequence ATGTCATCCGTCGCAAGGGTCACCACCATCACTGTTCGTTCGGACACCAGCTTCGAAGATGCTGTCGCAACCGGGATCGAACGCGCCGCGCAGACGCTGCGCCATGTCAGCGGCGCGTGGGTGAAGGAGCAGAAGGTCGAGGCGACCGAGGGCAAGATCACGGCGTGGTCCGTGGTGCTCGAGGTCAGTTTCGTGCTCGACGACTGA
- a CDS encoding SGNH/GDSL hydrolase family protein: MPDGEYRGWADRLALLLALASPSSAPVSYANLAVRSRKVRDVVEVQLAEAEALGADLVSVLVGANDLVGARVDPVRLADRLEERIASIRAAGADVLLVTPFMPQRPATTLFRRRFAAYNARLRAMAERTGSMLLEVTADSELVALDRWAEDRVHLNSTGHRGLAYAAARVLGVPDASELGALELAVHRADEDQPARGVGDLEWLRKHAAPWVLRRLRGRVAGDGRGPKRAALEPVIRPGG; the protein is encoded by the coding sequence ATGCCGGACGGCGAGTACCGCGGCTGGGCCGACCGGCTCGCACTGCTGCTCGCGCTCGCGAGTCCCTCGTCGGCGCCGGTCTCGTATGCGAATCTCGCGGTACGGAGCCGCAAGGTGCGTGACGTCGTCGAGGTGCAGCTCGCGGAGGCCGAAGCACTCGGCGCCGATCTCGTCTCGGTGCTCGTCGGCGCGAACGACCTCGTCGGAGCACGCGTCGACCCCGTGCGGCTCGCCGATCGCCTGGAGGAGCGCATCGCCTCGATCCGTGCGGCGGGCGCCGACGTGCTGCTCGTGACGCCGTTCATGCCCCAGCGGCCGGCGACGACGCTCTTCCGACGCCGGTTCGCGGCGTACAACGCGCGGCTCCGCGCGATGGCAGAGCGAACCGGGTCGATGCTGCTCGAGGTGACCGCGGACTCGGAGCTCGTCGCCCTCGACCGATGGGCCGAGGATCGCGTGCACCTGAACTCCACCGGCCACCGCGGTCTCGCGTATGCCGCCGCACGGGTGCTCGGCGTGCCCGACGCGAGCGAACTCGGCGCGCTGGAGCTCGCCGTGCACCGCGCGGACGAGGATCAGCCGGCTCGTGGCGTGGGTGACCTCGAGTGGTTGCGCAAGCACGCGGCACCGTGGGTGCTGCGTCGCCTCCGCGGCCGTGTGGCGGGTGACGGACGAGGTCCGAAGCGGGCCGCGCTCGAGCCGGTGATCCGGCCGGGCGGGTGA
- a CDS encoding thioredoxin family protein, whose protein sequence is MATVALTLESFEQTILGGGTVFVDFWAGWCGPCLQFAPNYEAAAEANPDLTFAKVDTEDQQQLAAAMNITSIPTIMAFKDGIGVFAQAGALPRPMLDELISQVRALDMEQVRADLDRQEADAEARSGAASA, encoded by the coding sequence ATGGCTACCGTCGCACTCACCCTGGAGTCCTTCGAGCAGACGATCCTCGGAGGCGGCACCGTCTTCGTGGACTTCTGGGCCGGATGGTGCGGCCCGTGTCTCCAGTTCGCGCCGAACTACGAGGCGGCCGCCGAGGCGAACCCCGACCTCACCTTCGCGAAGGTCGACACCGAAGACCAGCAGCAGCTCGCGGCGGCCATGAACATCACGTCGATCCCGACGATCATGGCCTTCAAGGACGGCATCGGCGTCTTCGCCCAGGCTGGCGCGCTCCCCCGCCCGATGCTCGACGAACTCATCTCACAGGTGCGCGCCCTCGACATGGAGCAGGTGCGCGCCGACCTCGACCGTCAGGAAGCCGACGCCGAAGCACGATCCGGCGCGGCATCCGCCTGA
- a CDS encoding alpha/beta fold hydrolase has product MVAFGGVLGSFRRRSAAGSPLSAAVGADDALALDASLHEVDWRTFPPGTEFTRFEAPSGPLARVALGPVDAPRVVLVPGATGSKEDFILMFPLFAAAGYRVESFDLAGQYESSGAGPWNLDPPRSRYDERLFLDDLIAVLDDGAAHAHVLGYSFAGTLAELALVERPDRFASLTLLSAPPEPGQAFRNVKRIGPISAFTSPRQGAALMLWGIRNNLNRVLPGRLAFVRERFAHTRRDSVDDIIALMMQTPDVRARVALATVPKLVAVGEHDLWPRELHERSARELNATFAVYATGHSPCETAPHQLTRDMLALFEASGHTA; this is encoded by the coding sequence GTGGTCGCATTCGGAGGCGTGCTCGGGTCGTTCCGGCGTCGCTCCGCCGCGGGCTCGCCGCTCTCGGCCGCGGTGGGTGCCGACGACGCGCTCGCGCTCGACGCGTCGCTTCACGAGGTCGACTGGCGCACGTTCCCGCCGGGTACGGAGTTCACCAGATTCGAGGCTCCGAGCGGCCCGCTCGCACGCGTCGCGCTGGGGCCGGTCGATGCGCCACGTGTCGTGCTGGTACCGGGCGCGACCGGCTCCAAAGAGGATTTCATCCTCATGTTCCCGCTCTTCGCCGCGGCGGGCTACCGGGTCGAGTCGTTCGACCTCGCGGGCCAGTACGAGTCGTCGGGCGCCGGGCCGTGGAATCTCGACCCGCCGCGGTCGAGGTACGACGAGCGCCTGTTCCTCGACGACCTCATCGCCGTGCTCGACGACGGGGCGGCACACGCCCACGTGCTGGGCTACAGCTTCGCGGGCACCCTCGCCGAGCTCGCCCTGGTCGAGCGGCCCGACCGGTTCGCGAGTCTCACCCTGTTGAGCGCGCCGCCCGAGCCCGGCCAGGCATTCCGCAACGTCAAGCGCATCGGCCCGATCAGTGCGTTCACCTCGCCGCGCCAGGGAGCGGCGCTCATGCTGTGGGGCATCCGCAACAACCTCAATCGGGTGCTTCCGGGCCGGCTCGCCTTCGTGCGCGAGCGCTTCGCGCACACCCGGCGCGACAGCGTCGACGACATCATCGCCCTCATGATGCAGACGCCCGACGTTCGCGCCCGGGTCGCGCTCGCGACCGTGCCGAAGCTCGTCGCGGTCGGCGAGCACGACCTCTGGCCGCGCGAGCTGCACGAGCGCTCGGCCCGCGAGCTCAACGCGACGTTCGCGGTCTACGCCACCGGTCACAGCCCGTGCGAGACGGCACCGCATCAGCTCACCCGCGACATGCTCGCGCTCTTCGAGGCGAGCGGCCACACCGCCTGA
- a CDS encoding FMN reductase codes for MTTRTLAVVSAGLSQPSSTRMLADKLADQTVAKLKAEGIDTTVETFELRDVATDVMNHMLTGFPSPKLEAVIEAVTGADGLIAVTPIFTTSYSGLFKSFFDVIDSAALAGMPVAIGATAGTPRHSLALDYALRPMFTYLHATVVPTGVFAATSDWGDAADSVKTLPARIDRAAGELAALVAASDRSTTVRDPFALDRPFGHLIGGLAGE; via the coding sequence ATGACCACGCGCACCCTCGCGGTCGTCTCGGCCGGCCTCAGCCAGCCGTCGTCGACCCGCATGCTCGCCGACAAGCTCGCCGACCAGACGGTGGCGAAGCTCAAGGCCGAGGGCATCGACACGACCGTCGAGACCTTCGAGCTGCGCGACGTCGCGACCGACGTCATGAACCACATGCTGACGGGCTTCCCGAGCCCGAAGCTCGAGGCCGTCATCGAGGCCGTCACGGGTGCCGACGGCCTCATCGCCGTCACGCCGATCTTCACGACGAGCTACTCGGGCCTGTTCAAGTCGTTCTTCGACGTCATCGACAGCGCCGCGCTCGCCGGCATGCCGGTCGCGATCGGCGCGACCGCCGGCACGCCGCGCCATTCGCTCGCGCTCGACTACGCCCTTCGGCCGATGTTCACCTACCTGCACGCAACCGTCGTGCCGACGGGCGTGTTCGCCGCGACGAGCGACTGGGGCGACGCGGCCGACTCGGTGAAGACGCTGCCCGCCCGCATCGATCGTGCCGCGGGTGAGCTCGCCGCACTGGTGGCCGCGAGCGACCGGTCGACGACGGTGCGAGACCCGTTCGCGCTCGACCGGCCCTTCGGGCACCTCATCGGCGGGCTCGCGGGGGAGTGA
- a CDS encoding M28 family peptidase → MIATAAVATLALVPAGAAFAAPSSQGCDSRTNNTYDKLLGCVTVDGVLEHEEAFQAIADANDDNRAAGTTGYTESVEYVVDTLEAAGWSVELDEFDFTYVPPPTLEQLTPVAAEYESAVFTGTGFGDVTGNVVPVDVVLAPPRDPVTSGCEAADFAGFPVGSIALVQRGTCEFGVKAINAQNAGASAVIIFNQGNTDLRSGLVTGTLFGVNQTPLSIPVVGASFADGAALAQTGSTARVAVLSPESRPQVNVIAELPGKNDDNVVMAGAHLDSVQAGPGINDNGSGSAALLEIAQQISKLKPENTIRFAWWGAEESGLLGSRAYVADQVAAGTLDEVALYLNFDMVASPNYIFMVYDGDESGWDAPQGVPIPEGSIQIEDLFESYYTWAGVPYDDAQFSGRSDYQAFILNGVPAGGLFTGAEVVKTAEQAEIWGGTAGAQYDPCYHLACDDIDNLALDALDVNSDAIAAAVLTYAYSTETVNGVVGTKVPGNFTFPAPAGPEGTVNLPGGGGLAPDHGHEHDAVD, encoded by the coding sequence ATGATCGCCACCGCGGCCGTCGCCACCCTCGCGCTCGTGCCGGCCGGAGCCGCATTCGCGGCGCCGAGCTCGCAGGGCTGCGACAGCCGCACGAACAACACCTACGACAAGTTGCTCGGCTGCGTCACGGTCGACGGCGTGCTCGAGCACGAAGAAGCCTTCCAGGCCATCGCGGATGCCAATGACGACAACCGCGCGGCAGGAACCACCGGCTACACCGAGAGCGTCGAGTACGTCGTCGACACGCTCGAGGCCGCCGGATGGAGCGTCGAACTCGACGAGTTCGACTTCACCTATGTTCCGCCGCCAACGCTCGAGCAGCTCACCCCGGTGGCTGCGGAGTACGAGTCGGCGGTGTTCACGGGCACCGGGTTCGGCGACGTCACCGGCAACGTGGTTCCGGTCGACGTCGTGCTCGCACCGCCGCGCGATCCGGTGACCAGCGGCTGCGAGGCGGCGGACTTCGCCGGCTTCCCGGTGGGCAGCATCGCCCTCGTGCAGCGCGGCACCTGCGAGTTCGGCGTCAAGGCGATCAACGCCCAGAATGCCGGCGCCTCGGCCGTCATCATCTTCAACCAGGGCAACACCGATCTACGCTCGGGTCTGGTCACGGGCACGCTGTTCGGCGTCAACCAGACGCCGCTGAGCATCCCGGTCGTCGGTGCGAGCTTCGCCGATGGTGCTGCGCTTGCGCAGACCGGCTCGACCGCGCGCGTCGCGGTCTTGTCGCCTGAGTCGCGCCCGCAGGTCAACGTGATCGCAGAGCTGCCCGGCAAGAACGACGACAACGTCGTGATGGCCGGTGCGCACCTCGACTCGGTGCAGGCGGGCCCCGGCATCAACGACAACGGCAGCGGGTCGGCGGCGCTGCTCGAGATCGCCCAGCAGATCTCGAAGCTGAAGCCCGAGAACACCATCCGGTTCGCATGGTGGGGTGCCGAGGAGAGCGGCCTTCTCGGTTCGCGTGCCTACGTCGCCGACCAGGTCGCCGCGGGCACGCTCGACGAGGTGGCGCTCTACCTGAACTTCGACATGGTGGCCTCGCCCAACTACATCTTCATGGTGTACGACGGCGACGAGTCCGGCTGGGACGCGCCCCAGGGCGTGCCCATCCCCGAGGGCTCGATCCAGATCGAGGATCTCTTCGAGAGCTACTACACGTGGGCCGGCGTGCCCTACGACGACGCGCAGTTCAGCGGTCGCAGCGACTACCAGGCGTTCATCCTGAACGGGGTGCCAGCGGGCGGCCTGTTCACGGGCGCCGAAGTCGTGAAGACCGCTGAGCAGGCTGAGATCTGGGGCGGCACCGCCGGTGCGCAGTACGACCCCTGCTACCACCTCGCGTGCGACGACATCGACAACCTCGCGCTCGACGCGCTCGACGTCAACTCCGACGCCATCGCGGCGGCGGTGCTGACCTACGCGTACTCGACCGAGACGGTCAACGGCGTGGTCGGCACGAAGGTTCCGGGCAACTTCACGTTCCCGGCTCCTGCCGGACCCGAGGGCACCGTCAACCTGCCCGGTGGTGGCGGGCTCGCGCCCGACCACGGTCACGAGCACGACGCCGTCGACTGA